A section of the Citrus sinensis cultivar Valencia sweet orange chromosome 8, DVS_A1.0, whole genome shotgun sequence genome encodes:
- the LOC102617807 gene encoding exocyst complex component EXO70H1, with protein sequence MPRKGMRTIFFKPSTSPTAGTPSSSPQRVTFSDSLMDENIQIARSLITKWDDTSQSCSISSLFSSDNRQDAKDYLKAVYDLQTAMHYFITHHSTSDKLVLAQTLMQTAMKRLEREFYQMLKINGEYLDHESVSVSSSRASRASFSDLEDYEVSETESRISDDAISEMERVSTAAMADLKAIADCMISAGYGKECARIYKIIRKSVVDEALYHLGVERLNFNVIQKMDWDVLEIKIKNWLRAVRTAVKTVFAGERILCDTVFSGPSSASIRVSCFSQIVKEGALDLLVFPENVAKCKKTPEKMFRTLDLYEAISDLSPDIASIFSFESTSAVRSQAANSLIRLGEAVRTMLADFEAAIHKDTSKTPVPGGGVHPLTRYVMNYIAFLADYSGSLAEIDAEWPLTSNSPLPEAYFGSPESSDSISSPIAVRLAWLILVVLCKLDGKAELYKEVAQSYLFLANNLQYVVVKVRSSNLKFLLGEEWIVKHEAKVRQYAANYERMGWDKVFASLPENPTAEIPIPQVRNCFRRFNLSFEDTCKRHSSWIVSDPKLRDEIKISLAKRIAPVYRDFYEKYRVRVLRDPSTGNEPLVRFAPDDLGNHLSDLFHGTIGSGSVSSHSTAPYSRTNGSGSVSSHSTSPYSSHGGRSP encoded by the coding sequence ATGCCGAGAAAGGGAATGAGAACCATATTCTTCAAACCATCCACATCTCCGACGGCGGGCACACCTTCATCGTCGCCTCAACGGGTCACATTCTCCGATTCTTTAATGGACGAGAACATCCAAATTGCCCGCTCTCTCATCACCAAATGGGACGATACCTCTCAATCATGCAGCATCTCTTCTCTCTTCTCCTCCGACAACCGCCAAGACGCCAAGGACTACCTCAAAGCCGTCTACGACTTGCAGACCGCCATGCACTATTTCATCACCCATCACTCTACTTCTGACAAGCTCGTCCTCGCCCAAACCCTAATGCAAACCGCCATGAAAAGACTCGAAAGAGAGTTTTATCAGATGCTGAAGATCAACGGAGAGTATCTCGACCATGAGTCTGTCTCCGTCTCCTCTTCCAGGGCCTCCAGAGCGAGCTTCTCTGATCTTGAAGATTACGAGGTCAGCGAAACCGAGTCCAGAATCTCTGACGACGCCATTTCCGAAATGGAGCGTGTTTCTACTGCCGCCATGGCTGATTTAAAAGCCATCGCCGACTGCATGATATCGGCCGGCTACGGGAAGGAGTGTGCCAGGATTTACAAGATTATCAGAAAGTCTGTTGTCGATGAAGCCTTGTATCATTTAGGCGTTGAGAGATTGAATTTCAACGTCATTCAGAAAATGGACTGGGACGTCCTTGAGATTAAGATCAAGAACTGGTTACGAGCCGTTAGAACCGCCGTTAAGACGGTGTTTGCCGGCGAGAGGATTTTGTGCGACACCGTGTTCTCGGGTCCGTCTTCCGCTTCCATCAGAGTCTCCTGCTTCTCGCAGATTGTTAAAGAGGGAGCTTTGGATCTGCTTGTTTTCCCCGAAAATGTCGCCAAGTGCAAGAAAACTCCGGAGAAAATGTTCCGTACCTTGGACCTCTACGAAGCAATTTCTGATCTCTCGCCTGACATTGCATCCATTTTCAGCTTTGAATCAACCTCCGCCGTCCGATCTCAAGCTGCTAATTCCTTGATCAGGCTAGGCGAGGCCGTCCGTACGATGCTAGCCGATTTCGAAGCTGCGATTCATAAAGATACCTCGAAGACGCCGGTTCCCGGCGGCGGGGTCCACCCGTTAACTCGCTACGTAATGAATTACATCGCTTTCCTCGCCGACTATTCCGGATCACTTGCCGAAATAGACGCCGAGTGGCCGTTAACGAGCAATTCTCCGCTACCAGAAGCTTACTTCGGCAGTCCAGAGTCGAGCGACAGCATTTCCTCGCCGATAGCAGTACGGCTGGCGTGGCTAATCCTCGTTGTCCTGTGCAAACTCGACGGCAAGGCGGAGCTGTACAAGGAAGTGGCGCAGTCTTACTTGTTCTTAGCAAACAACCTCCAATACGTCGTCGTAAAGGTTCGCTCAtcgaatttaaaatttctcctCGGCGAGGAATGGATTGTCAAGCACGAGGCAAAGGTGAGGCAATACGCAGCGAATTACGAGCGCATGGGATGGGACAAAGTGTTTGCGTCACTGCCTGAGAATCCAACGGCTGAGATCCCAATCCCACAAGTGAGAAACTGTTTCCGAAGATTTAATTTGTCCTTTGAAGACACGTGTAAGAGACACAGTTCGTGGATCGTATCCGACCCGAAGCTAAGGGACGAGATTAAAATATCGCTGGCGAAGAGGATCGCGCCGGTTTATCGAGATTTTTACGAGAAATATCGAGTCAGGGTGTTGAGGGATCCGAGTACAGGGAATGAGCCTTTGGTCAGATTTGCCCCTGATGATCTGGGTAATCACTTGTCCGATTTATTTCATGGAACCATTGGGTCCGGGAGTGTTTCGTCTCATTCAACGGCGCCGTATTCTAGGACAAATGGATCAGGTAGTGTTTCGTCTCATTCAACGTCGCCGTATTCCAGCCACGGCGGGCGGAGTCCTTGA
- the LOC102618082 gene encoding 60S ribosomal protein L35-like — protein sequence MARVKVHELRTKSKTDLLSQLKDLKAELALLRVAKVTGGAPNKLSKIKVVRLSIAQVLTVISQKQKAALREAYKNKKFLPLDLRPKKTRAIRRRLTKHQASLKTEREKKREMYFPMRKYAIKV from the exons ATGg CAAGAGTCAAGGTTCATGAACTGCGGACCAAATCCAAGACGGATTTATTGAGCCAGTTGAAAGATCTGAAGGCGGAGCTCGCTCTTCTGCGGGTCGCCAAAGTCACCGGTGGCGCGCCCAATAAGCTTTCCAAAAT TAAAGTGGTGAGGCTATCGATTGCCCAAGTGTTGACTGTGATATCGCAGAAGCAGAAGGCGGCTTTGAGAGAAGCATACAAGAACAAGAAGTTTTTGCCACTTGATCTTCGTCCCAAGAAGACCAGAGCTATCCGAAGGCGCCTCACCAAGCATCAG GCATCTTTGAAGACTGAACGTGAGAAGAAGAGGGAAATGTACTTTCCAATGAGGAAATACGCCATTAAGGTGTAA